The Haliotis asinina isolate JCU_RB_2024 chromosome 2, JCU_Hal_asi_v2, whole genome shotgun sequence genomic interval TAGTTGCAGTTATATTTATGcaaacggataggaaattaaatattccacatttctgtgtaattttatagccgtatgCAGATCCTGAACTATGCAAgtgcaattctcgcacaacgttcacttttcaaaccttatgaaaatgtgcacctgaaaaaaaaacttggCATCCAGGGGGGTTaagatattttaacattttatccGCAAACAGATCTATTTCCTAACTACAACATaaactcgtgaagatccaggtcagaattgatcttcagcaagccCTGCTACAGGAAGTATACAGTAAGACCATATTTGCAGCTACAGACATAATGATGACAGGCTACtaactggattgggtggtcaggctcactaacttagttgacacatcatcaatttttgatgatttttggATAGTTTGGTCCAAACTACAACATAATTACTTTGGTTTATTCCAGTACTAAACTCAAGTCACCATGGTAACTGACATGATGTAATCCGCCAGTACTTACTATCAAACCCAACATGAGCACAGAGGGCAGCAACAGAACGTCTGAGCAACTTCCTGTTTGTCACCTCATCTATCCTTGGAGGGGGCTGTCCCTTACCCCGTGCAAAGTCACTacatagacaaaaatgtatagaAAACATTTCAAGACAGGAACAGTTGGTTACAATCAAGTAAGGAGGGTAATTAATGGCAATAACAGTGTCAGTAGAGGTAAAAGTTTCATGATACGTCAGGAAAAGAACTAATCTGTATGTACAGAAATAACAATTATGTATGTCCACTCACAACTAACCTATTAAATGAGAAATATTGACTGAGCTGACACAGAAACTTATTCAATTTGAATTTCAACCCACTCACTGCAAGCCTTGGTTATCTTAATAAACTGATAATTGTACATGTTTCATTGAACTATCaactttgtaaacatatatgtaaatctatattgatacaacaaacaaattaaaactGTACTGATACATAAATATCAACAATTACTATGACATCATCACAGTTATGTTACCTTGTCAAATGAAATGAGAACTAACCTGCTAACTACATTACAGTACATTGCTCTATTACAGTATTCAGTACAGTATGTTGTTCTCTGTTGTATTCGATGCAGAACAGTTTCATCCGTATTTAAtacaatatgttgttcactacaGTATTCAATACAGTTTGCTACAGTAGTCAATACTGAACAATGTAGATGCTTTTCAGTTGTCTTTCAGGGTTTCTTTTTTAACTGTAACCAAACTCTTCTCTAGAAACATATTCTATTTGTCTATTTATTCTTATTGCCGCGGATATCTTGTACACAAGTACATTTTGTTAACATCCAAACTCAACCAGTTTCAGCAAAATCAGATCTTAGTAACTACTCCTTCTACACATAGATCAGTGGATGCCCAATCACTAGTGATGTCAGACTGACCATTCAGAGTATCATCTACAAGACTGAGAATGTGATTTCTTACTCATTTAGAAGCATTTGAAATCATAATCAAATTATTTTTTGAGAACTATAAGTATAAccttaaaatattttgaaggagTAACCTATTATGCATGTTACCAATTTGATGATAGCAAGGTAAAACTTTAGAAAGCTGCTTTTGATTGGCTGAtgttgacttcctgtttgtcaGTTCATTAGTCATACCAAGGCATGTCCTCAAATCCATGTCTAGCAGTAATAAAGACAAGGACCCtaattttaaaaagttggaaaCTCATTGTCAAAACAGTACAGATTACCTGTTGAAATCTCTTGGCATGAATGGAATGGGTCTTTGAAGCTCATATTTTGGTTCTGGTCCTTCAAATTCTGGGATGGGTGGCGCTGTTGGAAATGTAATGTCCCCATCACTGTTCTTCTGAAAAAACTTTAATAATCAAAGCAGTTGTCCTCAGCATGAACAATTCAACAAAATACACAGTTCATAGTAACTGAAATGATTAACTTCAAAACTAGGGTCCTAGAAAAATCTCAAAATCTGAAAACCACATTCTACCACTTTTTCTACACCTGAAAGCACAGAACTGGACTTCAGCAccaatgtttgttgtaagacGTATCTAACGTGTGCAACCGCCATATGGATCTGCCTCTGTTTCATGTCCGTTATGGGTAATAAGTCAGAGTACACTGATAACCAGACTGACATTTTCTATTTGTTGTTGCTGGACATTGTGGATGAGGGGCCGCATCTTCTTTGCATGATGTATCAGCTGAATTGTGTGAAGTGTTACCGGGTCCATCTGAAAGTGGTCAGCAGGTAAAGAGCTGTAAAGaaaaaacagtttgaaacattaAGATCTTCTGTTAATGTTCTGCTGTTACCATATGTCATAGTTTGTACATTGTTTAATATCTGTAATGCTACCACTAACTGCTGGTACAAAATGTACAATGTGCAAAGAACTACTGTCAGAAATAAATATTCTTTTGAACATATTCTGTGTCAGACAGAAATCTCTTCATTAAGTCTTTCAGACCAGCAAATATCTGCTAATTGAACATGTTgattcatgatattgctggaaattaCTGCTAAAACCTGCAAGAAAATATACTCACTCCCAGATCTGGAGCCTCCATTTAGTCTGGGATTGGATTCTTCATGATTATTATgtttgttactttgaaacatgtttaatgccacattcagtAATCAGCTACCGGTATATGTCAGTGATctagtctggactagacaatccagtgattgataacatGAACATACATCTACTAGGTACGATACCAAGTATCTTTTTTACCTCTAGAAGATTATTATATCAGTTTGGTTGCATTGAATTCAACAAGACAAAGTCGCTCTCGTAGTAAACCTAAGGAACTAAAACCATTTCAAGTTGGACAGGCACTTACTCGTTCGATGGCGGGTAATGTCGACTCGATGGTTGATGAAGGCGAGGTCCTTCAACTTCCATTGGTCTTGGTTTGGTCATCTGCTCTCTTTCTAAGGCTATTATTCCACAGTCAGCCTCTGGGACAGAGGGAATCTCGCCCCAGTGAGTATTCATTTTCTGTATATACAACCGGAAGTTTACAGTATAGCCATATTTGCAGCTACGGACATAATGATATCGCGATCGTTTCGGAACTACACTTAGCATATGCATATTCTGAATAATACACACATGTTTGTGTATAGTTtaatgcatgtaatgtattggTGATTTGTGCTTGgcaaattatcaaattaagTGCTTACTATGTAAAACCAATTATGTGCGGGATTGTGTTGTCAAGGCGATAGAAAACTAATGGCTGCCGTTTCAGTCAAGTTAGTGTAAACATCACACGGCAGAGAGAGGACACGTAAACAGTGAGTTTTGCGGGATTTTTAATGAAAGGCATTGTCAGAATGGGATTTATTGAATTATTATACATTTATTGAAAACTTCCATACTTATCCCGGGAACGTGAAAATAAGGTAAAAACATGTTTGACCTTTGGCATCTTGGCACCATTTCAATGATTTTATATTTCTGCTTCAAACAAGACTGTCAAGAGGTCAATGCTATCAATAATACTTGGTTTTATTAAACATCCATTTGCAAATATCGATGTGAGCTATGTTCACAATAAAGGGTTTATAAATAGGAAAAATAACTTGTATAAATTTCACACCCGAAGAAATTGGCTGAAGTTTTACAAACAGACGTATGAAGGATGGTATAAGGCCGTCTTCTGTTCTcacggtaaacacattttcttccGAGATTGCCTATGTGTGATACTTaacggttgtttacatcattgatcggtaactaggaagtgatccaagtctgtgaattatcaaaattttgcaatgtaacgaatattcgtgagttttaaccaacttggaaaaacTGTAACTTATCCCCGCCCTTTCCGATAAGATTCACCTTCCTTACACCTTATAACGCTACTTTCTCGTTATGCCGCGAGAATGTGAGACCCCTCGAAAAGTCAGCGGCGGaggaccatgtttttcatcaagCTCAAGTGCGATAATACACCTGATgaatcaagcagttgatagatgcagatggtAGAGGGGGAATGTCTTCatttaaaacaacaagcatacctACAAAAAGAACtgattgtattattttttcagccgatATCCGTTAGTAccacgagaataggagacgccagtataCATTGAGATGATTCTTCATGTTACTCTTGATTACTGCCCATGATGCTTCACTGACAAGATTTTCTTGCAGGTTTCAATATATTGCATGAACATGTAAGAAAAATGTCACTAACATATTAAAGACAACTTCATCATAAACACAAGCCATCATTCGAATATTTACACCATCTGTGTGGAATATTTACAATGTCTGTGTGTCGAATATTTAGAATGTCTGTGACACAACCCACCTTGTTGTAGTAAGAGTCAATACTGCCAACTGAAAACGTATGAAACATAATCCTTTTTGGTCCTCACATATTGTTTAAGTGATTTTCATGTTAATTGTTTATAACATCAATGTAATCTGATATTTCTGTTGTTCAAGGTATGGCGGCCATTTTGCCGCCCATCAAAGGGGCTGTCCCAACCCCAAAGGGTCAGCAACAAACTGAGTATCTGCCAAGCCCACCACAAAGTGGTAAAGCTTCTGGTCGACTAGTATCTCTTAAACATGGAAACAAAGAACAGCGCATGCTTGAACGTCGTATACAGTTAAGAGCAGGGCAGCCTTCACTGAATAAACAGGAAACATCAGTGTAAggttttttattatcatttctAGAAAATTTGTAGAATGCATAGAAAATGAATGGCATCATTTCAAAAGAATTCTTAAACATTCGCATATGCATGTGAGCTTTGGCAGTTGTCTTATATGATGATCTTGGACAAATTTTAAgttgataatttttatttttagaaatgAAACAAAGTTTAAATTTGATTAATTTTTCACTTGACACAAAAGTTAAACAAGAGATTATTTGTATAAGAATATTTATAGAAGGTATGAATGTTTGAGCCATCAGTGTTTCACTTTCTTTCAGTATTCTCATGCTTTTCCATTTTATTTTCTTCAGATATCGCAACACTTACAAACATAACTTATGTCTGGACATGTTGGAGGAAGGATTCCATATGTCCTTCCAAGAGCTGTTTGCTCTGATAAAGCAGCAGGAAGATGACCGTCAAAATGCTGGCCCAGAGTCACTCATGTGGTCGCAGGTGATGCTCAAGGATGAACATGAAAAACTTGACATGCTGAAAATAAACCTTACAAATTCAGAAGCTGCAGATAGGAAGGGTGTGTAGCATTTATCCTCTTCAAGAAGCAACCAATTTATCGTATTATTTTGCAATTAGCCCcagttgttttcaaaatgtgattaCATGCAGTTTTGATTTCAGTTATCTGAATATATTACCATGAATGTTATAGTGTGCGCAGTTTCAGAGAAACAGTCTCATACTTTGAACACTAATATGAACTGTTTGCTTGCTGTGAGCATGCATGTAAAGGTGCATTCTCATGGTGCAACTTGAAGTAACAACTTGTAGCTTGCAACACAGTTGCAACGTGTGAAAATCAAATCACTATCCATTGAGTCACTGAGTGGAGTCCCTTTTGTTTATGTTGACATTGTGATGGAGACATGACTGAAGAAATACATCTTGCCAGAGAAGTATTTGACTCATACTGATATAGACCAAGTTTATAAAAGTGAGAATCTCGTGTGATACTTGTAGTTGCTACAAGTTGCACCTTAACTTTGTATTCCCTGGAATAGAACAGATAATGCTACTCGGATACTGTTGATGTCTACTTTTTTATTACCGGTCAGCAGAATCTGTCTTCTACACTGAAACTGTCATGCCTGTTATTGAAACGTTTGAAAAATCTGTGCAAAGCAAACattatatcacaaaatataaccaTGTTTTTTTCTCCTGTAGGTAACTATGCAGATGTGTACAAAGCCCGCTACCAGCTAGCTCAGTACTTTTCTTCAACTGGTGACAAATGGTTGGCAGATCATTTCTTCCTGACATGTCTACAGACCAGCACAATGGTGGAAGATGATGGAGGTCGTACAAGGGCAGAAGCATTCTGCAACATGGGACTGGCGCTGGAAGAAAGTGGTATGATATGTCTTCTAGAAAGTCATGGCCACACCATTTAGATCTTAAGGTTTCTGGACTTATCTCTAACCAGATATTAACTGGTCACTCAGCATAGACAGAAAACTTTTGAGTCAATTGTAATTGTCACTCCAGCAATATTTTTGGTAGTTCTTAAACATTCATTGTTTTTGACAGGGGAGTACTTGGATGCATCAGAACATCTGGAGGCCTACCATGCTCTGTCGTCAGAGAACCGTGGCTGGACGAAAGAAGACGATACTCTTACTTTCTACACTGATGCATGCATTAACTTGTATCGTATTTACACCACCATTGGAAGGCGCATCGAGGAAAATGATCCTGAAGCTGCACTGGATCTCCTTATGAAGGCCCTCAACATGGCTAAAGATAGTGAGTAATGTTGTATCTTCAAACATAAAAGATTGCTTTCTCTTAAGAAactgtatttttttctttcttctgAGTATCCATCTCGCAGT includes:
- the LOC137274328 gene encoding tetratricopeptide repeat protein 29-like, which codes for MAAILPPIKGAVPTPKGQQQTEYLPSPPQSGKASGRLVSLKHGNKEQRMLERRIQLRAGQPSLNKQETSVYRNTYKHNLCLDMLEEGFHMSFQELFALIKQQEDDRQNAGPESLMWSQVMLKDEHEKLDMLKINLTNSEAADRKGNYADVYKARYQLAQYFSSTGDKWLADHFFLTCLQTSTMVEDDGGRTRAEAFCNMGLALEESGEYLDASEHLEAYHALSSENRGWTKEDDTLTFYTDACINLYRIYTTIGRRIEENDPEAALDLLMKALNMAKDSEDKHLEGEAAYTLGLAYERAGDGETALLHLNSFLHTCRQAEDHEGIGRACDAIAKAYARQGKVDDSIEYLKQFVDTAEQSGQEAAFSKACHNLGSVFNSLGRYEEASEYFSKAYNISRSMGEASAIHVNRVQYGISLAHRMMARFAKHVEEGNRQCMERLTEWKSARTDDFDKPLVDPNANPTAEAGKLPPVDIAEKEEEGDKNQSALEEEERAGEAQQEGGQQPEGENKEVTQTSTLTTTTEDTQSVAE